Proteins from a single region of Nerophis ophidion isolate RoL-2023_Sa linkage group LG10, RoL_Noph_v1.0, whole genome shotgun sequence:
- the LOC133559883 gene encoding uncharacterized protein LOC133559883: MVKQRGPTRGWRPCCAVWLRNSLTPGEIEVATPSTQAHLRRCRRVWRSARASLLKASVRMCRNANRRRIPAPDYQPGQQVLLRAKDLHLPIPSQKLASRFVGPYTVKSKINPAAVQLDLPHSMRSHPVFHVSQVKPVVNSPLSAPTPAPPPPRVLEDGDQVWTVKEILKVRRQGRGWVYLVDWEGYGPEDRSWVPASYIADPSLIKDFYRAHPEAPRSSPGVSRKRGGAVMGHTPASSLPAMSPPAGRPDKHTTGHSHMCSLSAAGVPPRTCKHSPNYTPACDERAAFKSRRSLRSDART; the protein is encoded by the exons ATGGTCAAGCAGAGAGGGCCAACCAGGGGGTGGAGACCATGCTGCGCTGTATGGCTGCGCAACAGCCTAACTCCTGGA GAGATCGAGGTGGCAACTCCTTCCACCCAGGCACACCTGAGACGATGCCGCAGAGTGTGGAGGTCCGCCCGTGCTTCCCTATTGAAGGCGTCTGTTAGGATGTGTCGCAATGCCAACCGGCGGCGCATCCCGGCTCCAGACTACCAGCCCGGACAGCAGGTCCTGCTTCGGGCCAAGGACCTCCACCTCCCGATTCCCTCCCAGAAACTTGCATCACGTTTTGTTGGACCTTATACGGTCAAATCGAAGATCAACCCTGCTGCTGTACAATTGGATCTTCCACATTCCATGAGATCTCATCCTGTCTTTCATGTCTCCCAGGTCAAACCTGTTGTTAACAGTCCCCTGTCCGCCCCCACCCCCGCGCCTCCCCCTCCTAGAGTCCTCGAGGATGGGGACCAAGTCTGGACCGTCAAGGAGATCCTCAAGGTTCGGCGACAGGGGAGGGGTTGGGTCTACCTTGTGGACTGGGAGGGCTATGGCCCTGAAGATAGGTCCTGGGTACCGGCCTCTTACATCGCCGACCCCTCCCTTATCAAGGACTTTTACAGAGCTCACCCCGAGGCACCCCGAAGCTCGCCGGGAGTCTCGCGTAAGAGGGGGGGTgctgttatgggtcacactcctgcttcctctcttcctgctatgtctcctcctgctgggcgtccggacaagcacaccacgggccactcccacatgtgctctctctccgctgcgggcgtgcctcctcgcacctgcaaacactcaccaaactacacacctgcctgtgatgagcgagctgccttcaagagcagacgcagcctgagatccgacgcgagaacgtag